A window from Fusarium musae strain F31 chromosome 8, whole genome shotgun sequence encodes these proteins:
- a CDS encoding hypothetical protein (EggNog:ENOG41), with protein sequence MAGRNSDSQGQTSPLESGDSPRPRQAACLVCRRSKIKCDWKPHQERCRRCIQLDCECVRPAYHPGRQKGIKNKRTGLDKALYQIDQAVKRARSASQKNPEDDRILNHLQELLSNANTPEHATTRGYSTNGDGDEDAYSEEEEEQDPVAMPDFIQRTQQSLAIDDAENPLQLLARASYIQPSPESRHGNSPIQAHTASTQGQTEDEIQAFFAPAQVHLDVGPDVDPVSLGLVSEEEADKLFNL encoded by the exons ATGGCGGGGCGGAACTCTGACTCTCAGGGCCAGACATCCCCGCTCGAGTCTGGTGATTCGCCGCGGCCCAGACAAGCAGCCTGTCTCGTATGTCGTCGCTCAAAGATCAAATGCGACTGGAAACCTCACCAGGAACGATGCAGGAGATGCATTCAGCTTGACTGCGAGTGTGTGCGTCCCGCATATCATCCCGGGCGGCAAAAGggtattaaaaa TAAACGAACTGGGTTGGATAAGGCGCTGTATCAGATTGACCAGGCTGTCAAGCGCGCCAGATCAGCGTCGCAGAAGAATCCCGAAGATGATAGGATCTTGAACCATTTGCAGGAATTGCTCAGCAATGCTAATACACCTGAACATGCGACTACTCGTGGATACAGTACCAACGgggatggcgatgaagatgcgtactcagaagaagaggaggagcaggatcCAGTAGCGATGCCTGATTTTATCCAAAGGACGCAACAGAGTCTTGCTATTGACGATGCAGAGAATCCACTACAGCTTCTCGCGAGGGCATCCTATATCCAACCGTCGCCTGAGTCGCGACATGGCAATTCTCCTATACAAGCGCATACGGCTAGTACGCAGGGTCAAACGGAGGATGAAATTCAAGCATTCTTTGCGCCGGCGCAAGTCCACCTCGATGTTGGACCGGATGTTGATCCTGTTTCTCTGGGGCTTGTGTCTGAGGAGGAAGCGGATAAGCTCTTTAACTTGTGA
- a CDS encoding hypothetical protein (EggNog:ENOG41): protein MAVLRRDLDALFATVRALCDGSQMASSDGSLIAQSIQGSIERFFDQWYTEWGVSIGKGPDRRLPPYVEILVTHTRLSIYGGVINHPTAPLEVRRFFHTAGLSSALNVMRAAIQGESQLQSMPNNTAIMISFAACFALTLSSYATGGSALAPSVRNLIDETATVLERIGKVTRHRNGLSIKYGKYLKQIVRRAATGDGISDPRMPIVNEAPITTPTFLDQQALWPEPLQFSAMSDDQIVQALNQPGNDFEPSFGGLSWEDMTNFEWLYWPEVGI, encoded by the exons ATGGCGGTGCTGAGAAGGGATTTGGATGCGCTTTTTGCTACTGTTCGTGCTCTTTGCGATGGATCGCAGATGGCGTCTAGTGATGGATCATTAATCGCGCAGTC GATTCAAGGGTCAATTGAACGGTTCTTTGACCAGTGGTACACGGAATGGGGAGTATCGATCGGAAAAGGACCAG ATCGTCGTCTCCCTCCTTACGTCGAAATTCTCGTCACACATACCCGATTATCTATCTACGGCGGCGTAATCAACCATCCAACAGCACCCCTCGAAGTCCGCCGTTTCTTCCACACAGCAGGTCTCTCATCCGCCCTCAACGTCATGCGAGCCGCAATCCAAGGCGAATCTCAACTCCAGTCCATGCCAAACaacaccgccatcatgatTTCATTCGCAGCCTGCTTCGCCCTAACACTAAGTTCCTACGCAACCGGTGGCTCAGCCCTCGCCCCAAGCGTCCGCAACCTCATCGATGAAACTGCCACGGTTCTCGAAAGGATCGGAAAAGTCACACGGCATCGCAATGGTCTTTCTATCAAGTATGGGAAATATCTCAAGCAGATCGTGAGAAGGGCTGCTACCGGAGACGGTATATCGGACCCGAGAATGCCAATTGTGAATGAAGCGCCTATTACGACTCCGACGTTTTTGGATCAGCAAGCTTTATGGCCTGAACCGTTACAGTTCTCAGCTATGTCTGATGATCAGATCGTCCAAGCGCTGAATCAGCCAGGAAACGATTTTGAACCTTCGTTTGGCGGATTATCTTGGGAGGACATGACGAATTTCGAATGGCTTTACTGGCCTGAAGTTGGTATATAA
- a CDS encoding hypothetical protein (EggNog:ENOG41) — protein MGSDKKKEPFWLGRMQVLKSNASMLNVLYRFAARDGIPSLWTGLSASILRQGTYSTARFGFHTYFSDKLRGYTGKKLSVAQNIACAGVAGGVAGLVGNPAEVVLVRMCADGAKAPAQQFGYAHAFDALARVFSEEGMRAFWKGIAPNIARSALMSVDVSQIATYASAKQYLVSNGFGDDTKTHAISSLAAGTMATTLCAPADVLKSRMQSSAGKEGLAQVLGTGLREEGPRFLMRGWTPAWLRLTPHTVLTFVFMEKLRQLTSIDWLGGISAAEKETLR, from the exons ATGGGCTCTGATAAGAAAAAGGAGCCTTTTTGGCTTGG TCGCATGCAAGTCCTCAAGAGCAATGCCTCCATGCTCAACGTCCTATACCGCTTCGCCGCACGAGATG GCATCCCATCGCTCTGGACCGGCTTATCAGCTTCCATCCTCCGCCAAGGAACATACTCAACCGCCCGTTTCGGCTTTCACACTTACTTCTCAGATAAACTGAGAGGATACACAGGCAAGAAGCTATCAGTCGCGCAGAACATCGCTTGCGCTGGTGTAGCTGGCGGTGTAGCTGGTCTAGTCGGCAACCCAGCTGAAGTTGTTCTCGTGCGTATGTGTGCGGATGGCGCAAAGGCTCCTGCGCAGCAGTTCGGATATGCTCATGCTTTTGATGCGCTGGCGAGGGTTTTTAGTGAGGAGGGGATGAGGGCGTTTTGGAAGGGGATTGCGCCGAACATTGCGAGGAGTGCTTTGATGA GTGTAGATGTTTCTCAGATTGCTAC ATACGCCTCCGCCAAACAATACCTCGTCAGCAACGGTTTCGGAGATGATACAAAAACACATGCTATTTCCTCTTTAGCTGCTGGAACAATGGCGACGACTCTATGTGCTCCTGCAGACGTTCTCAAGAGTCGAATGCAATCTAGCGCCGGAAAAGAAGGCCTCGCTCAAGTTTTAGGCACGGGTCTTCGCGAAGAAGGCCCACGATTTCTTATGAGGGGCTGGACACCCGCTTGGTTAAGACTTAC ACCGCATACTGTTTTGACTTTTGTCTTTATGGAGAAACTTCGACAGCTTACTTCGATAGATTGGCTAGGTGGAATTAGtgcagctgagaaggaaACTCTGCGTTGA
- a CDS encoding hypothetical protein (EggNog:ENOG41) — protein MSKLSTSLKALINAPFAKPGPRPAPKQVQELYEAIANDAAIRNLGPKSWLTVSAAATFTLNSPDSLPVLHRVASAKDPSSAVQNAEFIREVGLKCISFNGIPRTINSLNAFHASLPEDVTSKLSTKPSRQPTSQNIDEALARGRGLWDSIYRPYEDKLFEKLALAHPDLPVYILSSHYSALLSDPPASQRDTLASLGRVHTSMIAISCLRAQTGVGPQVLSHVFGLRKALEDGSYKDDQDGESEEAVQYLASDEGGHWILNTVDKIVEAIGGSSFAPGRDSKL, from the exons ATGTCGAAACTATCTACGTCGCTGAAAGCGCTCATCAATGCGCCGTTTGCTAAGCCAGGTCCTCGTCCGGCGCCGAAACAAGTGCAGGAGTTGTATGAGGCCATCGCAAATGATGCTGCGATTAGGAACCTCGGCCCAAAGTCGTGGCTAACAGTCTCT GCTGCTGCGACATTTACGCTCAACTCTCCCGATTCATTACCTGTTCTTCATCGCGTCGCGTCCGCAAAAGATCCCAGCTCTGCCGTCCAAAATGCCGAGTTCATCCGAGAAGTCGGCCTCAAGTGCATCAGCTTCAACGGCATCCCACGAACGATCAATTCCCTAAACGCCTTCCACGCATCGCTCCCCGAAGACGTAACTTCCAAACTCTCCACGAAACCAAGCCGACAACCGACATCTCAAAACATCGACGAGGCGTTGGCGCGCGGTCGCGGACTCTGGGATTCGATCTACAGACCATACGAGGATAAGCTCTTCGAGAAGCTGGCGCTCGCGCATCCCGATCTACCCGTTTATATCCTAAGCAGTCATTACTCTGCTCTTCTGTCCGATCCTCCTGCTTCGCAGCGCGATACACTTGCTAGTCTTGGACGGGTTCATACCTCTATGATTGCTATTTCTTGTCTACGGGCGCAGACTGGCGTTGGACCGCAGGTGCTGTCGCATGTGTTTGGTTTGAGAAAGGCGCTTGAGGATGGGTCGTATAAGGATGATCAGGATGGAGAGAGTGAAGAGGCGGTGCAGTATTTGGCTAGTGATGAGGGTGGGCATTGGATCTTGAATACGGTGGATAAGATTGTTGAGGCCATTGGTGGAAGCAGCTTTGCGCCGGGCAGAGATTCGAAGCTGTGA
- a CDS encoding hypothetical protein (EggNog:ENOG41~MEROPS:MER0003908): MRYSIVSLLTLALGVLAVPKTEIKSYDGYKVFRVNTHGKSAIKEKLTPLTFDEWEHGYQHVDIVVAPNDISAFESLKLDYTTLHENLGTSITGESISRKKWKRQADDDSWFDEFHNYEDHIDYFRDLQAQFPNNSKLVSSGKSYQKRNIYGLHLWGDDGPGKPAVLYHGTVHAREWISGPTLEYITLQLVKGFKSGDEDVKTYLNKYDFYIFPFVNPDGFVYSTTADRLWRKNRQPPPATAANQSCYGRDINRNWEFGWDSNKRGASTDPCSQVYRGEKPADTPENQGLDKFVRQLRDTVSIALYIDWHSYGQYILSPFGYKEDLYAPELGKWTKAAALVSEAIRESTDDHTTYTFGPSGAVLYVTTGAAPDHVYSVGGAKFSYTIEQRDTGENGFVLPPEQIRPNAEEQWAGQKVLLSLLDETFFDGKGPALYQGQT, translated from the exons ATGAGGTACTCTATCGTTTCCCTCCTCACACTCGCCTTGGGCGTACTCGCTGTGCCCAAGACTGAGATCAAGTCTTATGATGGCTACAAAGTCTTTCGTGTAAACACCCACGGCAAATCCGCCATTAAAGAGAAGCTCACTCCTTTGACTTTCGACGAGTGGGAGCATGGCTACCAACACGTTGACATCGTCGTCGCGCCCAATGACATCAGCGCCTTTGAGAGTCTAAAGCTTGACTACACCACTCTGCACGAGAACCTCGGTACATCAATCACGGGGGAGAGTATCTCGCGCAAGAAGTGGAAGCGCCAGGCAGATGATGATTCATGGTTCGATGAGTTTCACAACTATGAGGATCACATTGACTACTTCCGCGATTTGCAGGCACAGTTCCCGAACAACTCGAAGCTCGTGTCGTCGGGTAAGTCATATCAGAAGAGGAATATTTATGGGCTTCATCTTTGGGGTGACGATGGTCCTGGAAAGCCTGCTGTGCTTTACCATGGAACTGTTCATGCCCGAGAATGGATCTCCGGTCCT ACCCTCGAATACATCACCCTCCAGCTCGTCAAGGGCTTCAAGAGCGGCgatgaagatgtcaagaCTTATCTGAACAAATACGACTTTTACATCTTTCCCTTTGTCAACCCCGACGGCTTT GTCTACTCTACCACCGCTGATCGTCTCTGGCGAAAGAACCGTCAACCTCCTCCCGCCACCGCAGCCAACCAATCATGCTACGGTCGCGATATCAACCGTAACTGGGAATTTGGCTGGGACTCCAACAAGCGCGGTGCTTCTACGGATCCCTGCTCCCAGGTGTATCGCGGCGAAAAGCCCGCCGACACCCCAGAGAACCAAGGTCTCGACAAATTCGTCCGTCAGCTCCGCGACACCGTGAGTATTGCACTGTACATCGATTGGCACAGCTACGGACAGTACATTCTCTCTCCCTTCGGATACAAGGAGGATCTTTACGCACCTGAGCTTGGAAAGTGGACCAAGGCTGCTGCATTGGTTAGTGAGGCTATTCGCGAGAGCACAGATGATCACACGACGTATACATTTGGACCTAGCGGTGCTGTTTTGTACGTGACTACTGGCGCTGCTCCTGATCATGTTTATAGTGTTGGAGGGGCCAAGTTCTCGTATACTATTGAGCAGCGCGATACTGGTGAGAATGGCTTTGTTCTTCCGCCGGAGCAGATTCGGCCGAATGCTGAGGAGCAGTGGGCGGGTCAGAAGGTGCTGCTGTCGCTGTTGGATGAGACGTTCTTTGATGGAAAGGGCCCGGCTCTTTACCAGGGACAGACTTAG
- a CDS encoding hypothetical protein (EggNog:ENOG41) yields the protein MSKLLRLRARPLTWGSSFTARQFCTTRPALAVRGGSKLFKDADAAVADIKSGSTLLSSGFGLCGVADTLIGALNRRGRDSLNSLTAVSNNAGVEGKGGLATLTSAGQVDRLILSYLGNNKVLEKKYLTGELAIELCPQGTLAERIRAAGAGIPAFFTPTAAHTLLQDGEIPVRLDKTGAVVEKGRKRETREFNGRTFLMETAIEGDVAIIRAWKADKEGNCVFRYATKAFGPIMAKAAKLTIVEAENIVEVGAIDPNDVDLPGIFVDRIVPSTAEKNIEVLKLREEGSDGPPKATNEAQERRNRIARRASKELKPGYYVNLGVGIPTLAVSFLPADSTVHIQSENGILGMGAYPTKDEVDPDIINAGKETVTLVPGASVFDSAESFGMIRGGHVDVSILGALQVSAVGDLANYMIPGKVFKGMGGAMDLVANPDNTKIVVATEHCAKDGSSKIKQQCTLPLTGARVVSTIITDLCVFEVDREQGTLTLTELAPGVDVDEVRSKTDADFSVVDDLKQME from the exons ATGTCGAAGCTACTAAGACTACGGGCGAGACCTCTCACGTGGGGAAGCAGCTTCACAGCGCGCCAATTCTGCACAACAAGGCCTGCATTGGCGGTGCGGGGAGGCTCGAAGCTCTTTAAAGATGCGGACGCGGCTGTTGCGGATATCAAGAGTGGTTCAACGCTGTTGAGTTCGGGCTTTGGACTCTGTGGTGTTGCGGATACATTGATTGGAGCGTTGAACAGGAGAGGGCGCGATTCTCTCAATTCGCTTACTGCTGTGTCGAACAATGCTGGCGTTGAAGGCAAAGGCGGTTTGGCAACGCTCACGAGCGCTGGGCAAGTCGATCGCCTGATCCTATCATACCTCGGAAATAACAAggtgttggagaagaagtacCTGACGGGCGAATTGGCTATTGAGCTATGTCCTCAGGGAACATTAGCTGAGCGCATTCGTGCTGCTGGCGCTGGCATCCCTGCATTCTTCACACCAACTGCAGCTC ACACTCTTTTGCAGGATGGAGAAATACCCGTGCGATTGGACAAGACTGGCGCTGTTGTGGAAAAAGGTCGAAAGCGAGAAACACGCGAGTTCAACGGTCGAACGTTCCTTATGGAGACAGCGATTGAAGGCGATGTCGCTATCATCCGAGCTTGGAAAGCCGACAAAGAAGGAAACTGTGTATTCCG ATACGCAACAAAAGCATTCGgacccatcatggccaaggcCGCAAAACTCACAATCGTCGAAGCCGAAAACATTGTCGAAGTTGGCGCAATCGATCCCAACGACGTTGACCTCCCCGGAATCTTTGTCGACCGAATCGTCCCATCTACAGCCGAGAAGAATATCGAGGTTCTCAAGTTGAGAGAGGAGGGATCTGATGGACCACCCAAGGCTACGAATGAAGCGCAAGAGCGACGGAACCGTATCGCTAGACGAGCGTCCAAGGAGTTAAAGCCTGGTTACTATGTTAACTTGGGTGTTGGCATTCCTACGCTGGCtgtttctttcctccctgcCGATTCGACGGTGCACATCCAGTCTGAGAACGGTATTCTTGGAATGGGTGCTTATCCTACCAAGGATGAAGTTGATCC TGATATCATCAACGCTGGTAAAGAAACAGTAACCCTCGTCCCCGGCGCATCCGTCTTCGACTCCGCCGAGTCATTCGGCATGATCCGCGGCGGTCACGTCGACGTCTCAATCCTCGGC GCCCTACAAGTCAGTGCAGTAGGCGATTTAGCCAACTACATGATCCCCGGCAAAGTCTTCAAAGGCATGGGCGGCGCAATGGATCTGGTCGCCAACCCGGACAATACCAAGATCGTCGTCGCCACCGAGCACTGCGCCAAGGACGGCTCATCAAAGATCAAGCAGCAGTGCACGTTGCCACTAACAGGCGCACGTGTGGTAAGCACCATCATCACGGATCTGTGTGTGTTTGAGGTAGATCGCGAGCAGGGTACGCTCACGCTTACTGAGCTTGCACCGGGGGTTGATGTGGATGAGGTTAGGAGCAAGACGGATGCGGACTTTTCGGTGGTGGATGATTTGAAGCAGATGGAGTGA
- a CDS encoding hypothetical protein (EggNog:ENOG41): MSNDDLKGLEPKANKTNYVGSDSEEGRLHVAAENKRQIGVLSASMLIFNRVIGTGIFATPGSILALLGSPGLALIIWVVGSIIAAAGTAVYLEWGTGIPKNGGEKNYLEFIYRKPKFLVTGIYASYIILMGWASGNSVVFGEYILHAANKEVDRWNQRGIGLACITTAFIIHGTALKWGLRLQNALGIIKLIIVFIMIICGFVALGGHLKTDEKPNNFSNAFEGTTGSAYGVVTALYNVIWSFVGYSNANYALSETRNPVRTLKIAAPTAIISVSIIYILVNIAYFAAVSKAEIIASERLVAASLFRNVMGPAAERAMSVFVALSAFGNVLSVIFSQGRLVQELGREGILPFSRLWASNRPFNAPLAGLFEHWVICVIVILAPPPGDAYNFILNLISYPLAIVNTFVAGGLVHLYLHGAKYNWNPPIKATLPVTVFFLLSNMYLVIAPFIAPDDPSQNQYKSMPYYIHCVVGIAILVAGAFYWLIWAVILPKIGGYKLVRETHVDEIDGWESNRFHREPINK, from the exons ATGAGTAACGACGatctcaagggtcttgagcCCAAGGCGAACAAGACTAACTATGTCGGTTCAGACAGTGAAGAGG GCCGTCTTCATGTCGCCGCCGAAAACAAGCGCCAGATCGGTGTCCTGAGCGCCTCTatgctcatcttcaaccGTGTCATTGGAACCGGTATCTTCGCCACACCAGGCTCTATCCTCGCTCTCCTCGGCAGTCCAGGTCTCGCCCTCATCATCTGGGTCGTAGGCTCCATCATCGCTGCCGCTGGTACAGCCGTCTACCTCGAATGGGGAACCGGTATCCCCAAGAACGGCGGCGAGAAGAATTATCTCGAGTTCATCTACCGCAAGCCCAAGTTCCTCGTCACTGGTATCTACGCTTCATACATCATTCTTATGGGCTGGGCTTCTGGTAACTCTGTTGTGTTTGGAGAGTATATCCTGCATGCAGCCAACAAGGAGGTCGACCGTTGGAACCAGCGTGGTATTGGTCTGGCTTGTATCACGACTGCGTTCATCATCCACGGAACTGCTCTTAAATGGGGTCTTCGTCTTCAGAATGCTCTCGGtatcatcaagctcatcatcgtcttcatcatgatcatctGCGGTTTCGTCGCTCTGGGTGGTCACCTCAAGACTGATGAGAAGCCCAACAACTTCAGCAATGCCTTTGAGGGTACGACCGGCAGCGCTTATGGTGTCGTCACTGCTCTGTACAACGTCATCTGGAGTTTTGTCGGTTACAGCAACGCCAACTACGCCCTCAGCGAGACGCGCAACCCTGTCCGAACCCTCAAGATCGCTGCTCCTACTGCCATCATCTCTGTCTCGATCATCtacatcctcgtcaacattGCCTACTTCGCTGCCGTCtccaaggctgagatcaTTGCCTCTGAGCGTCTCGTCGCTGCTTCGCTCTTCCGCAATGTCATGGGCCCTGCTGCTGAGCGCGCCATGTCCGTCTTTGTCGCGCTCTCTGCCTTCGGAAATGTCCTCAGTGTTATCTTCTCTCAGGGTCGTCTCGTCCAGGAACTCGGCCGCGAGGGTATTCTGCCCTTCTCCCGCCTCTGGGCTAGCAATCGACCTTTCAACGCTCCTCTCGCTGGTCTCTTTGAGCACTGGGTCATTTGCGTCATTGTCATTCtcgctcctcctcctggagATGCCTACAACTTCATCCTCAA CCTCATCTCTTATCCTCTTGCGATCGTCAACACCTTTGTCGCTGGTGGCCTCGTCCATCTCTACCTTCACGGCGCCAAGTACAACTGGAACCCCCCAATCAAGGCGACCCTCCCCGTCaccgtcttcttccttctcagcaacatGTATCTGGTCATCGCACCATTCATCGCTCCCGACGATCCCAGCCAAAACCAGTACAAGAGCATGCCTTACTACATCCACTGCGTTGTCGGTATCGCCATCCTGGTTGCTGGTGCCTTCTATTGGCTCATCTGGGCAGTTATTCTTCCCAAGATTGGTGGTTATAAACTTGTTCGTGAGActcatgttgatgagattgatggtTGGGAGTCTAATCGCTTCCATCGGGAACCTATTAACAAATAA
- a CDS encoding hypothetical protein (EggNog:ENOG41), whose protein sequence is MGGALLRVGKMEDKWRAKLAKAIETPVTTQGKRAWLVNLFEKYAMFVLPFITVLREGIEGIVFVAGVSFSAPASAVPLPVLMGLMLGGLVGYALYRGGSSAKLQYFLVASTCLLYLVAAGLFSRAIWLFEQQQWNKVVGGDAAELGDGPGSYDIDRSIWHVNCCNPQLNGGGGWAILNAVVGWNNSATYGSVLAYNLYWVFVIAQFSLMSFKEDHGHYPLLKEEDTRTD, encoded by the exons atgggCGGTGCGTTGTTGCGTGTTGGTAAAATGGAGGATAAATGGCGGGCGAAATTGGCAAAGGCGATTGAGACACCAGTAACGACGCAAGGAAAGCGAGCGTGGTTGGTCAATCTCTTTGAGAAGTACGCCATGTTTGTGTTGCCCTTTATCACTGTTCTTCGTGAGGGTATCGAGGGCATCGTTTTCGTCGCTGGTGTCTCATTCTCTGCACCCGCTTCTGCCGTTCCTCTCCCTGTCCTCATGGGATTGATGCTTGGCGGCCTTGTCGGATATGCCCTCTACCG GGGCGGTTCATCTGCGAAACTGCAATATTTCCTTGTCGCCTCAACATGTCTTCTCTACCTCGTCGCAGCAGGTCTCTTCTCCCGCGCAATCTGGCTCTTTGAGCAACAGCAGTGGAACAAGGTTGTCGGCGGCGATGCCGCGGAACTCGGAGATGGTCCTGGATCATACGATATCGACCGGAGTATCTGGCACGTCAAC TGCTGCAATCCTCAGCTCAACGGCGGTGGAGGCTGGGCTATTCTGAATGCTGTGGTCGGATGGAACAATTCCGCTACATATGGATCTGTGCTGGCCTACAACCTGTACTGGGTTTTTGTGATTGCGCAATTTTCGCTCATGTCGTTCAAGGAGGATCACGGACATTACCCATTgctcaaggaggaggatacaAGGACTGATTAA
- a CDS encoding hypothetical protein (CAZy:AA1) produces the protein MDGPSQVTQCPIQPGESFLYNFTITQPGTYWYHSHTESQYPDGLRGPLIIHDQKSPFKGKYDEELVMTISDWYHDQMQTLIPEFMRKGNPTGAEPVPQAALMNETQDLKVPVQTGKTYFLRLANIGAFAGQYFWIEGHNMTIMEVDGAYTKPAPANMVYLSAGQRCSVLVTTKKDSSANFPIVASMDTDLFDVLPDDLNWNVTGWLVYDEEKPLPKPSVVYDFDPYDDMDLVPYDEMARLPEPSRSIELDVIMDNLRDGANYAFFNNITYRAPKVPTLYTALTSGKQATNPQIYGTYTHSFVLEKGEIVQLVINNHDDGRHPFHLHGHHFQVLYRSDDDAGDFDGSVEFAETPMRRDTVVVNGNGNAVLRFKADNPGVWLFHCHIEWHVTSGLIATFVEDPLALQASLKLPQNHLDACKAGNIPTVGNAAGNTDLLDLTGENVPPPRLPEGFTLKGILAFAFSTFMGIFGIYTVASYGMKKDRKTPETAPLLAEEEPQQH, from the exons ATGGATGGGCCGTCGCAGGTTACGCAGTGTCCCATTCAGCCTGGGGAGTCGTTTCTCTACAACTTTACG ATTACTCAACCGGGCACATATTGGTATCACTCGCATACTGAGAGTCAATATCCCGATGGTCTTCGAGGACCTCTTATCATTCACGATCAAAAGTCGCCTTTCAAAGGGAAATACGATGAAGAACTTGTCATGACCATCTCAGATTGGTATCACGATCAGATGCAGACGTTGATTCCTGAGTTTATGAGAAAAGGAAATCCGACTGGTGCAGAGCCTGTGCCCCAAGCAGCTCTCATGAATGAAACTCAGGATCTCAAAGTACCCGTTCAAACCGGCAAGACGTACTTTTTACGGTTGGCGAATATTGGTGCCTTTGCGGGACAGTATTTCTGGATTGAGGGTCATAACATGACGATAATGGAGGTTGATGGCGCATACACGAAGCCGGCTCCAGCAAATATGGTTTATTTGTCTGCTGGTCAACGATGCAGTGTGTTAGTCACAACGAAGAAGGATTCATCTGCCAACTTTCCTATTGTTGCGAGCATGGATACT GATCTCTTTGACGTCCTCCCCGATGATCTCAACTGGAATGTGACAGGGTGGCTTGTATACGATGAAGAAAAGCCCCTTCCCAAACCATCTGTCGTCTACGACTTTGATCCTTACGATGATATGGATCTTGTGCCTTATGATGAAATGGCTCGCCTTCCTGAGCCCAGCAGAAGTATCGAGTTGGATGTCATCATGGATAACCTTCGAGACGGTGCAAACTAcgccttcttcaacaacatcacctACCGAGCTCCCAAGGTTCCGACACTCTACACTGCATTGACGAGTGGAAAGCAGGCGACGAACCCTCAGATCTATGGAACGTATACGCATAGTTTTGTGTTGGAGAAGGGTGAGATTGTGCAGTTGGTTATTAACAATCACGATGATGGACGGCATCCGTTTCACTTGCATGGCCATCACTTTCAGGTGTTGTATCGAAGTGATGATGACGCTGGTGACTTTGATGGATCGGTGGAGTTTGCGGAGACGCCGATGAGACGAGATACAGTTGTCGTGAACGGAAATGGCAATGCGGTGCTAAGGTTCAAGGCTGATAACCCAG GTGTCTGGCTTTTCCACTGCCATATCGAATGGCACGTCACGTCCGGGCTGATCGCGACATTCGTTGAAGATCCTCTCGCCCTACAAGCTTCCCTAAAGCTCCCCCAGAACCATCTCGACGCATGCAAAGCCGGCAACATTCCCACTGTCGGCAACGCAGCAGGAAACACTGATCTCCTCGACCTCACGGGCGAAAACGTCCCTCCACCACGTCTTCCAGAAGG CTTCACGCTCAAAGGCATCCTCGCATTCGCATTCAGTACATTCATGGGTATTTTCGGTATATACACAGTCGCTTCCTACGGGATGAAGAAGGACAGAAAGACTCCCGAGACAGCACCTCTCCTTGCAGAAGAGGAGCCACAACAACATTAG
- a CDS encoding hypothetical protein (EggNog:ENOG41), with amino-acid sequence MSTVSPETTNADVISPPKYTANAESPRDEKIAIEQPKVDDENLPEVVTDQTSPAQMSPPPASDYRPVSTVSPAPESTLNWDGTQSPPILQNPALAQQQYAGHQSMVVPAQQVPPGETVTPLHLLADQADMVDCPFCQRRAETKVKKSASSATQCVYPPICHG; translated from the exons ATGTCGACCGTATCGCCAGAAACAACAAACGCGGATGTTATCTCACCTCCAAAATACACAGCAAACGCTGAATCCCCCCGCGACGAGAAAATCGCAATTGA ACAACCTAAAGTCGACGACGAAAACCTCCCCGAAGTCGTTACCGATCAAACCAGCCCAGCGCAAATGAGTCCTCCCCCCGCAAGCGATTATCGTCCCGTCTCTACTGTTTCTCCCGCGCCGGAAAGCACACTTAACTGGGATGGTACACAATCGCCCCCGATTCTACAGAACCCTGCTCTTGCGCAGCAGCAGTACGCGGGACATCAGTCCATGGTCGTCCCAGCGCAGCAGGTTCCTCCTGGAGAAACTGTCACGCCGTTGCATTTGCTAGCTGATCAGGCTGATATGGTGGATTGTCCCTTTTGTCAGCGTCGCGCGGAGACAAAGGTTAAGAagtctgcttcttcagcgaCACAGTGCGTTTACCCCCCGATTTGTCACGGATGA